DNA from Larimichthys crocea isolate SSNF chromosome XIII, L_crocea_2.0, whole genome shotgun sequence:
TATCTTCATCCATCTGTGTCTcatgtgtacctgtgtgtctCATCTCAGGTGAGATGTTCATCCCTTTCTACACTGGGAGAGTCATTGACATCCTTGGCAGTCAGTACCAGCAGAATGAATTTATATCTGCAGTCCTCTTCTTGGGCCTGTACTCTCTGGGAAGGTAAGGACTGCTGCTCTACAATCTGTTTCTATGGCTCATGGGTAATATCtcactgactttcttttttataattGATTTCTTTATAGTTCTGTGAGTGCAGGCTGCAGAGGGGGTCTCTTAATGTGTGCCATCAGTGCCTACACATGCAGAGTGAAAGTCAAGCTGTTTGGGGCTCTGACCAAACAGGAAATTGGATTCTTTGAGACCATTAAGACAGGtaaggaaattaaaaataattgatgGTGTATGAGTTATTTCTCAGGCACATGAAGGACAGAATAAGTCACTAACTGGacattacatatacatatataaacacaagaCAGGACATTTCAGGACGGGTCAAGCTAGACATAACAATACAGGACACttaagacaaaagaaaaggggaataacagagaaggacaaaaaaaacatgacagaactgaacagaaaatcatttctaaatattttctgTGTAGGTGAAATTACATCCAGGTTGTCTAAAGACACCAACTTGATGGGAAGAACAGTGTGTCTGAATGTCAATGTGCTGCTGAGGACATTCATCAAGACACTGGGCATGATCTCCCTGATGATGAATCTTTCATGGAAGCTCACCTTCCTCGTATTGATGGAGACGCCTATCACCGGTCTCATTCAGAACATCTATGACACACACTACCAGGTAAAAGCAGGTTATGTTAAGACTGTGATTCATTTATATAAAAGTGATTAACACATGAATTGCCTCATAATCTGGCTTGATCTTGAATCCTTCACTACTGTACTGGGCTCTGGTTTGTCCTGATTTGAGATAACTAACTGATCTTTTGTTAGTCAAATTTTGTTGCAATAattttgttataataataatgtcctTTTTGTTTCGTCCTCAGAGGCTGTCCCTTGCAGTGCAGGACTCAATGGCTCGGGCAAATGAAGCTGCGAATGAGGCAGTGTCCGCTATTCGTGTGGTACGGAGctttaacacagaaaaacacgaGGCCCGTCGCTATGATCGGTGCTTGATGGTTACACACACCCTCAAGACACGCCGGGACACTGTCAGGGCTGTATACCTGCTCGCTCGGAGGGTGagaagtttttttgtgttttttggaggTCAGGTCGTGTTGAACATATCACTGCATATAACTTCatttaattttgtgtgtgtttgtgtgtgtccacagttgACAGGGTTGGTCATGCAGGTCTCCATGTTGTACTACGGCAGGCTGTTCATTCGGAGTGGACAGATGACCACTGGCAACCTGGTTTCCTTCATCCTCTACCAGTCAGACCTTGGACAAAACATCAGGGTATGCTTTAATGCTCTGTAGATTGTTGTCAGTCATGGTTAAGTGAAAGTAGCAGCTTTTTAGGTAATctatgaatgtaaacatgttattaAGTGATTTTGTGACTGCCATCTTCCAGACATTCACTTACATCTTTGGTGACATGCTGAACTCTGTGGGGGCTGCTGGGAAAGTGTTTGAGTACCTGGACCGAAAACCTCAGGTCAGCACAGACGGGAAACTCGAACCTGATCAGCTGACAGGACACATCATCTTCCGCCATCTCAACTTCTCCTATCCTGCATACCCCAACAAAACAGTGCTGCAGGTGAGGTCCCAATGACAGGTAGACGAGGGGGACTCATTGGTTTCAATTTAGACAGTTCATTGAAATGAATAGTATAAAGTTACAATGTATTTATAGTTAACATTCGATTTATGGATGAACATTTCCACCCACTATgggcctatgtgtgtgtgctggatgaATGTTGTATATTGTGGCTAAGCTGTGTTTTTACAACCATTGTCATCTCTTCCCTTCAGGACTTTTCTTTGGAGCTGAAGTCGGGTCAGATGACGGCACTGGTGGGTCCATCTGGAGAAGGAAAAAGCACCTGTGTGAGTCTGCTGGAGCGATTCTACGAACCACAGGAAGGAGAAATCCTATTGGACAATGAACCACTGAAATCCTATGAGCACCGTTTCCTCCACAAGAAGGTAATTAATCATTATTGCCTTTTATGATGACGCACAGAATTATTTGTTGTGAGAGAATTTCGtgttatctgtatttatttatttttatgttcaaGTACAACATCAACATTCAACAATCttatggaaaaaaataagataaataaaacaaagcaaggacacatttaaatgcatcAAGTTCATGACCCGTCTTTAGTAGATAATTAGTGGGTTAATGGGATTTAGGATAATGTAGGAAAGCACTAAGATTCTTCCAGTAGTGCCCACAAAGTGCCCATATTGTTTAGACCATCAGGAATCAGAGAGGACATGTTTAGATATGGCAGGTGCTataacaaaaggaaaacacagtaCAGTTCAGTGCAGAGATTGGTGAAACTGTTGTAatcattatatttaattatctgTGTTTAACAGATTGCAGTGGTGAACCAGGAGCCTGTGCTCTTCTCTGGCTCCATCA
Protein-coding regions in this window:
- the tap2a gene encoding antigen peptide transporter 2a, translating into MAHSTAIMRKVVTLILAVCVDLSLFYASGFEVIHRIFGHVTRIWVSAALRCLALTVVTGLSLGELKPLLIRFITVHSLLPAVFETGTKVLYHEETQCGLLADMRCWLMGTGASLAAALFWEMTIPDSDDAAAGKEKKQKSRELFVRVLHLYKPDYPLLLGGLVFLSLAVICEMFIPFYTGRVIDILGSQYQQNEFISAVLFLGLYSLGSSVSAGCRGGLLMCAISAYTCRVKVKLFGALTKQEIGFFETIKTGEITSRLSKDTNLMGRTVCLNVNVLLRTFIKTLGMISLMMNLSWKLTFLVLMETPITGLIQNIYDTHYQRLSLAVQDSMARANEAANEAVSAIRVVRSFNTEKHEARRYDRCLMVTHTLKTRRDTVRAVYLLARRLTGLVMQVSMLYYGRLFIRSGQMTTGNLVSFILYQSDLGQNIRTFTYIFGDMLNSVGAAGKVFEYLDRKPQVSTDGKLEPDQLTGHIIFRHLNFSYPAYPNKTVLQDFSLELKSGQMTALVGPSGEGKSTCVSLLERFYEPQEGEILLDNEPLKSYEHRFLHKKIAVVNQEPVLFSGSIRDNITYGLPDCSIDEIQEAARKANAHDFINKLEKGYDTEVGEGGGQLSKSERQRIAIARALVRKPQVLILDEITSSLDAESENKVQEALASCPNQTLLVIAHRLKTIEKADQIVLIGDGRVQERGTHQELMDRKGSYYKLREKLFTEGNSPQ